One sulfur-oxidizing endosymbiont of Gigantopelta aegis genomic region harbors:
- the istB gene encoding IS21-like element helper ATPase IstB, whose protein sequence is MLDMPTDKEVERLLEQLKYFKLPGIAEHYEETALKANKDSWSHVNYLTQLIELEDNRRQERAIERKVKTARFPFVKTLQQFSWNWPKKINQLQIKDLFRLQFLKQHTNIILLGGVGLEKTHLATALGHHACLNGKRVLFTNTVDAINSLIVAQKSGRLKLEMRKYIKPEILILDELGYLPIDKNGADMLFQIISGRYEVGSTVITTNRAFKDWPEIFNNDSTLTSALLDRLLHHAQTVVIEGKSYRMKDQIES, encoded by the coding sequence ATGCTTGATATGCCCACTGATAAAGAAGTCGAAAGACTACTTGAACAGTTGAAATACTTTAAGTTGCCTGGTATTGCCGAGCATTATGAAGAGACGGCTTTAAAGGCTAATAAAGACAGTTGGTCTCATGTTAATTACCTGACTCAGTTAATTGAGTTGGAAGATAATAGGCGACAGGAAAGAGCAATTGAACGTAAAGTGAAAACGGCTCGATTCCCATTTGTGAAAACACTACAGCAGTTCAGTTGGAACTGGCCAAAGAAAATTAATCAACTGCAGATCAAGGATCTCTTTCGGCTACAGTTTTTAAAGCAACACACTAATATTATTTTACTGGGTGGCGTTGGCTTAGAAAAAACGCATCTGGCCACCGCCTTAGGTCATCATGCCTGTCTCAATGGAAAACGGGTCTTGTTTACAAATACGGTGGATGCCATTAACTCACTCATTGTGGCACAGAAATCGGGTCGTTTGAAACTGGAAATGCGCAAATACATTAAACCTGAAATCCTCATTTTAGATGAACTGGGCTACTTACCCATTGATAAGAATGGAGCCGATATGCTGTTTCAAATCATCTCTGGTCGTTATGAAGTGGGCTCAACGGTGATCACCACCAATCGTGCCTTTAAGGACTGGCCAGAGATCTTTAACAATGACAGCACATTGACCTCAGCATTGCTGGATAGATTACTGCATCATGCTCAGACAGTGGTTATTGAAGGAAAAAGCTATCGTATGAAAGATCAGATTGAAAGTTAA
- a CDS encoding ATP-binding protein, with translation MANSLQIHETAVKYTERAQEGCTRLNNLLNRMSEASRLEQSIDAMGKEKIEMVGFIRHYIDAQKATHPDINFQFQTDLKVLYNIISPELIAQLFDKLFSNAISFHKTGTPIILSLHEAKNQQSGENKHTVQIELSNYGAMIDDDKLESIFTSLTSYRNHRSMQDHLGLGLYIASLISQFHQGRLTALNNKREQTMHFIFSLPINK, from the coding sequence ATGGCCAACTCTTTACAAATTCACGAGACCGCTGTCAAATACACTGAACGAGCTCAGGAAGGTTGCACGCGTCTGAATAATCTGCTCAATAGAATGAGTGAGGCTAGTCGTCTGGAACAATCCATCGACGCTATGGGAAAAGAAAAAATTGAAATGGTGGGCTTTATCCGCCACTACATTGACGCCCAAAAAGCCACCCATCCTGATATCAATTTTCAATTTCAAACTGACTTAAAGGTGCTATACAATATCATATCACCTGAATTAATCGCTCAGTTATTCGATAAATTATTCAGTAATGCCATCAGTTTTCATAAAACCGGAACGCCCATTATTCTTAGTCTACATGAAGCAAAAAATCAGCAGTCCGGTGAGAACAAGCACACCGTTCAGATAGAGCTGAGCAATTATGGTGCGATGATCGATGACGATAAATTAGAGTCCATTTTCACCTCATTAACCAGCTATAGAAATCATCGTTCAATGCAAGACCATTTGGGTTTAGGTTTATATATTGCCAGCCTGATTAGCCAGTTCCATCAAGGGCGTTTGACTGCACTCAATAACAAAAGGGAGCAAACCATGCATTTTATTTTCAGCTTGCCAATAAACAAGTAA
- a CDS encoding HDOD domain-containing protein, whose amino-acid sequence MVLKYMVLNFLKFFLPFQHLNHHQLIELGNLIQIKKISANETFIQLFSDTPLQYFLIDGTVEVGDESSTQWLIHARSENAKNPLSRYRPSRYSVKSVSEIKVVIVDIDTVLQFINKAAQENGTEKIKDHYLYKQLLKDLSNDRLQLPSVPDVALKIRQSLYDEKSNFKHIANIIASDPAITTKIIKTANSALYRSIKKIDDCQMAVTRLGTKVTSQLVTSFSMKELFTTKNKTLKKKMMAIWNHSREVAALSFVLAKITPGFNPEHALLAGLLHDIGAIPIITYADKHPDILTDKTDFDLLIEQLKGEVGAAILTKWNFSEDLVTTAREAEYWLRQPGEKPEYCDIIIVAQLHALVGKPTSSAYPKLNEVPAFTKLALGQLTPELSIKVLEQAKEQVEETINLLA is encoded by the coding sequence ATGGTTCTTAAATATATGGTTCTTAACTTTCTTAAATTTTTTTTACCATTTCAGCATCTCAATCATCATCAATTAATTGAATTAGGCAATTTAATACAAATAAAAAAAATCTCAGCCAATGAAACCTTTATTCAACTCTTTAGCGATACGCCACTACAATATTTTCTCATAGACGGTACTGTTGAAGTCGGTGATGAGTCCAGCACACAATGGCTGATCCATGCCCGCAGTGAAAATGCTAAAAACCCACTGTCTCGTTATCGACCCAGCCGTTATAGTGTTAAGTCTGTCAGTGAGATTAAAGTAGTCATCGTTGATATTGATACCGTTTTACAATTCATCAACAAAGCGGCTCAAGAAAATGGTACTGAAAAAATCAAAGACCATTATTTGTATAAGCAATTATTAAAAGATCTCTCTAATGATCGTTTACAATTACCCAGCGTACCGGATGTCGCATTAAAAATTCGTCAATCACTCTATGATGAAAAAAGTAATTTCAAGCATATTGCCAATATCATTGCATCTGACCCAGCGATTACCACAAAAATTATAAAAACAGCCAATAGCGCCCTCTACCGCTCAATCAAAAAAATTGATGATTGCCAGATGGCCGTCACTCGACTAGGAACGAAAGTAACTTCACAATTAGTCACGTCGTTCAGCATGAAAGAACTGTTTACCACCAAGAATAAAACTTTGAAAAAGAAAATGATGGCTATCTGGAATCACAGTCGGGAAGTAGCTGCTTTAAGTTTTGTATTAGCCAAAATCACCCCCGGCTTTAATCCCGAACATGCCCTATTAGCAGGCTTATTACATGACATTGGTGCCATTCCAATTATCACTTATGCAGACAAACACCCTGACATACTCACTGATAAAACAGATTTTGACCTATTGATAGAGCAATTAAAAGGTGAAGTGGGCGCTGCCATATTAACTAAATGGAATTTTTCTGAAGATTTAGTGACCACAGCCAGAGAGGCGGAATACTGGCTACGACAACCCGGAGAAAAACCTGAATATTGCGATATCATCATTGTGGCTCAATTACATGCCTTAGTAGGCAAACCCACATCATCCGCATACCCCAAACTCAATGAAGTCCCTGCATTTACCAAATTGGCACTCGGCCAACTCACCCCTGAACTCAGTATCAAAGTGCTTGAGCAAGCCAAAGAACAGGTTGAGGAAACAATTAACCTCTTGGCTTGA
- the nhaD gene encoding sodium:proton antiporter NhaD: MLKHTYRFSLQSVLFFLILVLPFSFVIASGGIGTTADLTSSTYGIIAIIVFVLAYSLVIGEEFLHLRKSKPVLIAAGIIWVLVGMAYNSIGEPHTAGIAVKHNIEEYAELLLFLLAAMTYINALEERNVFDALRAWLVSKGFSLKTVFWITGFLAFIISPIADNLTTALLMAAVAMAVGAGNKTFIVLACINIVVAANAGGAFSPFGDITTLMVWQKGIVQFDQFFALLIPSLVNWLIPAFIMSFSVPKGKPAPIESEVIVKRGGYFMIGLFLFTIIMAVSFHNFLHLPPVLGMMTGLGLLKLFAFYLKKRELSESLENSDMSDSALHADDQPPANYDIFNILARAEWDTLMFFYGVILCVGGLGTLGYLAMISEMMYSGTGIMGTGTTGANIIVGVLSAIVDNIPVMFAVLTMNPDMSLGQWLLVTLTAGVGGSLLSIGSAAGVALMGQARGVYTFFAHMKWSWAIALGYAASIWVHLWLNADLMTTGISAAKAYVK, translated from the coding sequence ATGCTTAAACACACCTACCGCTTTAGTTTGCAAAGCGTACTCTTTTTCTTAATCTTGGTATTGCCATTTTCTTTTGTTATCGCTTCAGGCGGTATTGGGACAACAGCCGATCTCACCAGTTCTACTTATGGCATTATTGCCATTATTGTCTTTGTACTCGCTTATAGTCTGGTGATCGGAGAGGAATTTCTACATTTAAGAAAATCCAAACCGGTATTAATCGCAGCGGGTATTATCTGGGTACTCGTCGGCATGGCCTATAATAGTATTGGCGAACCCCATACTGCCGGCATTGCTGTTAAGCACAACATTGAAGAGTATGCTGAGTTACTCCTCTTTTTACTGGCTGCAATGACCTATATTAATGCCCTGGAAGAGAGAAATGTCTTTGATGCCTTACGTGCCTGGCTGGTTTCTAAGGGCTTTTCTTTAAAAACAGTTTTCTGGATCACCGGATTTTTAGCCTTCATCATTTCTCCAATAGCTGACAACCTGACTACAGCTCTATTAATGGCTGCGGTTGCCATGGCTGTAGGTGCTGGCAATAAAACTTTCATCGTTCTTGCCTGTATTAATATTGTTGTGGCCGCCAATGCTGGTGGTGCATTCAGTCCCTTTGGTGATATTACGACATTGATGGTATGGCAAAAAGGCATCGTGCAATTTGATCAATTCTTTGCCCTGCTAATCCCCTCTCTGGTTAATTGGCTGATTCCTGCTTTTATCATGTCTTTTTCTGTGCCAAAAGGTAAACCAGCCCCCATTGAATCTGAGGTCATTGTTAAACGTGGCGGTTATTTTATGATTGGTTTATTTCTTTTTACCATCATAATGGCTGTCAGCTTCCACAACTTCCTGCACTTACCTCCCGTGCTCGGCATGATGACAGGTCTTGGTTTGCTTAAACTGTTTGCTTTTTACCTGAAAAAACGTGAGTTAAGTGAATCACTGGAAAACTCAGACATGTCTGATTCAGCATTACATGCCGATGATCAGCCACCAGCAAATTATGATATTTTCAATATATTAGCACGTGCCGAGTGGGACACCTTGATGTTTTTCTATGGTGTCATCCTCTGCGTCGGTGGTTTAGGAACGCTGGGCTATCTGGCGATGATTTCAGAAATGATGTATTCCGGCACCGGCATTATGGGCACTGGCACCACCGGTGCAAACATTATTGTTGGAGTCTTATCAGCCATTGTTGATAACATCCCCGTCATGTTCGCAGTACTGACTATGAATCCCGATATGTCTCTGGGGCAATGGTTATTAGTCACCTTAACGGCTGGTGTCGGTGGCTCATTGCTATCCATCGGTTCTGCAGCAGGTGTTGCTCTAATGGGTCAGGCTCGTGGTGTCTATACTTTCTTTGCCCACATGAAATGGTCTTGGGCCATTGCTTTAGGCTATGCCGCCAGTATTTGGGTGCATCTATGGCTCAACGCAGATTTGATGACGACAGGGATTAGTGCGGCTAAGGCTTATGTTAAATAA
- a CDS encoding S49 family peptidase, with the protein MDKDEIRLNDDYDKMTTKAGWEKKLVEDLALAALKERRTTRRWGIFFKLAFLTYIVTLAVLVYAPFDPASLDKSGDKHTAVINVEGVISADSKASADYIITALRDAFDDKKTKGVILRMNTPGGSPVQSGYINDEIYRLKKLHPDIKVYAVIVDVCASGGYYIAAAADEIYADKGSMVGSIGVLMNSFGFENAIDKVGVTRRLYTAGEHKGFLDPFTKPMDADIDHAKSMLTNIHKQFIDVVKKGRGDKLKDDPLLFSGYVWTGEQSIELGLVDKLGSSSYVAREVIGAEKIKDFTVSEAFIDRFAKKMGASIATKMAEISGFNITPQLR; encoded by the coding sequence ATGGATAAAGATGAAATTCGACTTAATGATGATTATGACAAAATGACGACTAAAGCCGGTTGGGAAAAAAAACTGGTTGAAGATCTTGCGCTTGCGGCGCTCAAAGAAAGAAGAACCACTCGACGCTGGGGAATTTTCTTTAAACTCGCTTTTTTGACCTATATTGTGACTTTAGCCGTTTTGGTTTATGCACCCTTTGATCCCGCTTCATTAGATAAAAGTGGTGATAAGCATACTGCGGTCATTAATGTCGAGGGCGTTATCTCTGCGGATTCTAAGGCCAGTGCTGACTATATTATCACCGCCTTACGCGATGCCTTTGATGATAAAAAAACCAAAGGGGTTATTTTACGTATGAATACCCCCGGTGGTAGCCCCGTTCAGTCAGGCTATATTAATGATGAAATTTATCGTCTAAAAAAATTACATCCAGATATTAAAGTCTATGCCGTTATTGTCGATGTGTGTGCATCGGGTGGTTATTATATTGCTGCTGCCGCAGATGAAATTTATGCAGACAAGGGCAGTATGGTAGGTTCAATCGGTGTACTTATGAATAGCTTCGGCTTTGAAAATGCCATTGATAAGGTCGGTGTTACCCGTCGTTTGTATACCGCTGGTGAGCACAAAGGCTTTCTTGACCCATTCACTAAGCCTATGGATGCTGACATCGATCATGCAAAATCCATGTTGACTAATATACATAAGCAATTTATTGATGTGGTTAAGAAAGGCCGTGGTGATAAGCTTAAAGATGATCCACTCTTATTCAGTGGCTATGTCTGGACCGGTGAACAGTCCATCGAATTAGGCTTGGTTGATAAACTCGGTAGCAGTAGCTATGTGGCACGGGAAGTTATTGGTGCAGAAAAGATAAAAGACTTCACCGTTTCAGAAGCCTTCATTGACCGTTTTGCCAAAAAAATGGGCGCATCAATAGCGACCAAAATGGCAGAAATCAGCGGCTTCAATATCACCCCACAATTACGCTAG
- a CDS encoding HAD family hydrolase, producing the protein MPAYKLIIFDWDGTLMDSQARIVACLRCAAEDLKLIALSDDELKHIIGLGLREAIARLYADLDEAQITHFADRYRYHFLTANDTPSGLFADVRLMLEQLRDKGFMLAIATGKARRGLEPVLLESGLNELFHGSRCADETRSKPHPQMLEELLDEFGVEAEDAIMVGDTEYDLLMANTLGMDTLAVSYGVHDKETILKHKPLFCVDSITELSDCLLACALKH; encoded by the coding sequence ATGCCTGCATACAAACTGATTATTTTTGACTGGGATGGCACCCTAATGGACTCTCAGGCTAGAATTGTGGCCTGTTTACGCTGTGCTGCTGAAGATTTAAAACTCATTGCCTTATCAGATGATGAGTTAAAACATATCATTGGTCTGGGTTTACGTGAGGCCATTGCCCGCCTTTATGCTGATTTAGATGAAGCACAAATCACCCACTTTGCTGATCGATATCGTTATCACTTTCTGACGGCTAATGACACACCTTCCGGCTTGTTTGCTGATGTTAGACTAATGCTTGAGCAGTTGCGAGACAAAGGCTTTATGTTAGCCATTGCCACCGGCAAGGCGCGCAGAGGTCTTGAACCTGTGCTATTAGAATCGGGCCTAAATGAACTCTTTCATGGTAGTCGTTGTGCGGATGAAACCCGTTCAAAACCCCATCCTCAGATGTTAGAAGAATTATTAGATGAATTCGGTGTCGAAGCAGAAGATGCTATTATGGTGGGGGACACGGAATACGATTTATTGATGGCAAATACACTTGGCATGGACACTTTAGCCGTTAGCTATGGCGTCCATGACAAAGAAACAATATTAAAACATAAGCCCTTATTCTGTGTTGATAGCATCACTGAGCTATCCGACTGTCTATTGGCCTGTGCGCTTAAACATTAA